The Penaeus monodon isolate SGIC_2016 chromosome 13, NSTDA_Pmon_1, whole genome shotgun sequence genome contains a region encoding:
- the LOC119580109 gene encoding protein JTB-like, which translates to MIESCSKKRMVIAIACLISLSVLVLIIENELAPNDTRPHTHTTAHPNMTQRDMCYLREEFNELEECQPCSDLETKSGSPTVCGSASYRQKIKCKKTGEVFRKCDRVVWLEERHFWIFETVMGVVGLASGLATVFRQKVLDHRILQRIQRQVAAGV; encoded by the exons ATGATTGAGTCCTGCTCGAAGAAACGAATGGTTATAGCCATCGCCTGCCTTATTAG TTTGTCAGTGCTTGTTTTGATTATTGAGAATGAGCTAGCTCCTAAtgacacacgcccccacacccacaccactgcTCACCCCAACATGACGCAGCGAGATATGTGTTACCTGCGTGAAGAGTTTAATGAGCTTGAAGAGTGTCAGCCATGTTCAG ACCTTGAAACTAAAAGTGGAAGTCCAACAGTGTGTGGGTCAGCTAGCTATcgccaaaaaataaaatgcaaaaagacTGGAGAAGTTTTCAGAAA ATGTGACCGTGTGGTATGGTTAGAAGAGCGGCACTTTTGGATCTTTGAGACAGTCATGGGGGTTGTTGGGTTAGCATCAGGTCTGGCAACAGTGTTTAGACAAAAGGTGTTAGACCATCGCATTTTGCAAAGAATACAACGACAGGTGGCAGCTGGAGTAtaa
- the LOC119580110 gene encoding SH3 domain-containing protein Dlish-like isoform X3, with amino-acid sequence MAFLCPVRIRRNKKKKETLVRVGLEKEAGLSPDSKMVVLHDFTPCVDDELEVKRGSVVNVLYQENDWVYVIAEHGQQEGFIPHSYCAPYGSQLGELTMNHKKKMPRDHSSIEGGGGGVDTDHNTTIGTINSGGTDNPGLVGSDNESYGGKLIGGPPNRASDSSIQSGSATPDIHPFFKSATLMRDIHPFLKDPAGRYIVLYTFIARDENDVSVERGEFVTVLNREDPDWYWVLRSDGQEGFVPSGFVYPADVIQDHLEQGGGTTGGGGGGVMGGTIHAGLGTVGGHQVGYGASQHHINPGNSDDLRFHGSELVMLYDYKAQAPDDLSVRRGDWIYADLTNQTVDGWLWAYAPKTRKYGFIPKAYARPPAMTSL; translated from the exons ATGGCTTTTCTGTGCCCAGTGAGAATCCGtcggaacaagaaaaagaaag AGACGCTGGTGCGAGTTGGCTTGGAGAAGGAGGCGGGACTCTCACCGGACAGTAAGATGGTCGTCCTCCATGATTTTACCCCCTGTGTTGACGATGAGCTGGAAGTGAAGAGAGGGAGT GTAGTGAATGTCCTTTATCAAGAGAATGATTGGGTATATGTTATAGCAGAGCATGGGCAGCAAGAAGGCTTTATACCTCATTCATATTGTGCGCCGTATGGCTCCCAACTTGGGGAGCTGACCATGAATCATAAG aaaaaaatgccaCGTGACCACAGTTCTATAGAAGGTGGCGGGGGAGGGGTAGATACAGACCATAATACAACTATAGGTACCATAAACTCAGGGGGAACAG ATAATCCAGGACTAGTTGGTTCAGATAACGAGAGTTATGGCGGAAAGCTGATTGGGGGACCACCAAACAGAGCGTCAGATTCCTCAATACAGAGCGGGTCAGCTACTCCAGATATTCATCCTTTCTTTAAG AGTGCTACTTTGATGCGGGATATTCACCCATTCCTTAAG GACCCTGCAGGTAGATACATAGTCCTGTACACCTTCATTGCACGTGACGAAAATGACGTGAGTGTGGAAAGAGGAGAATTTGTGACAGTCCTCAATCGTGAAGATCCTGATTGGTATTGGGTCTTGAGATCAGATGGCCAGGAAGGATTTGTACCCTCAGGCTTTGTGTACCCGGCAGATGTTATACAAG ACCACCTGGAGCAGGGTGGGGGTACTACGGGTGGCGGAGGTGGCGGTGTGATGGGGGGCACAATACACGCTGGGCTTGGAACGGTAGGAGGGCACCAGGTGGGCTATGGGGCTTCGCAACATCACATTAACCCCGGGAACAGCGACGACCTCCGCTTCCACGGATCGGAACTGGTCATGCTGTATGACTATAAG GCTCAAGCCCCAGATGATCTCTCAGTGAGACGAGGGGATTGGATATATGCCGACCTCACCAATCAGACCGTGGATGGTTGGTTATGGGCATATGCGCCGAAGACTCGCAAATACGGTTTCATACCCAAAGCATATGCACGTCCTCCAGCCATGACATCTTTATAG
- the LOC119580110 gene encoding SH3 domain-containing protein Dlish-like isoform X1: MAFLCPVRIRRNKKKKGAGGYVSEGEEKVVRAPGLGRITGSASIETLVRVGLEKEAGLSPDSKMVVLHDFTPCVDDELEVKRGSVVNVLYQENDWVYVIAEHGQQEGFIPHSYCAPYGSQLGELTMNHKKKMPRDHSSIEGGGGGVDTDHNTTIGTINSGGTDNPGLVGSDNESYGGKLIGGPPNRASDSSIQSGSATPDIHPFFKSATLMRDIHPFLKDPAGRYIVLYTFIARDENDVSVERGEFVTVLNREDPDWYWVLRSDGQEGFVPSGFVYPADVIQDHLEQGGGTTGGGGGGVMGGTIHAGLGTVGGHQVGYGASQHHINPGNSDDLRFHGSELVMLYDYKAQAPDDLSVRRGDWIYADLTNQTVDGWLWAYAPKTRKYGFIPKAYARPPAMTSL, encoded by the exons ATGGCTTTTCTGTGCCCAGTGAGAATCCGtcggaacaagaaaaagaaag GGGCAGGCGGGTATGTctcagagggggaggagaaggtggtgcgCGCACCAGGACTCGGTCGCATCACTGGCTCTGCTTCCATAGAGACGCTGGTGCGAGTTGGCTTGGAGAAGGAGGCGGGACTCTCACCGGACAGTAAGATGGTCGTCCTCCATGATTTTACCCCCTGTGTTGACGATGAGCTGGAAGTGAAGAGAGGGAGT GTAGTGAATGTCCTTTATCAAGAGAATGATTGGGTATATGTTATAGCAGAGCATGGGCAGCAAGAAGGCTTTATACCTCATTCATATTGTGCGCCGTATGGCTCCCAACTTGGGGAGCTGACCATGAATCATAAG aaaaaaatgccaCGTGACCACAGTTCTATAGAAGGTGGCGGGGGAGGGGTAGATACAGACCATAATACAACTATAGGTACCATAAACTCAGGGGGAACAG ATAATCCAGGACTAGTTGGTTCAGATAACGAGAGTTATGGCGGAAAGCTGATTGGGGGACCACCAAACAGAGCGTCAGATTCCTCAATACAGAGCGGGTCAGCTACTCCAGATATTCATCCTTTCTTTAAG AGTGCTACTTTGATGCGGGATATTCACCCATTCCTTAAG GACCCTGCAGGTAGATACATAGTCCTGTACACCTTCATTGCACGTGACGAAAATGACGTGAGTGTGGAAAGAGGAGAATTTGTGACAGTCCTCAATCGTGAAGATCCTGATTGGTATTGGGTCTTGAGATCAGATGGCCAGGAAGGATTTGTACCCTCAGGCTTTGTGTACCCGGCAGATGTTATACAAG ACCACCTGGAGCAGGGTGGGGGTACTACGGGTGGCGGAGGTGGCGGTGTGATGGGGGGCACAATACACGCTGGGCTTGGAACGGTAGGAGGGCACCAGGTGGGCTATGGGGCTTCGCAACATCACATTAACCCCGGGAACAGCGACGACCTCCGCTTCCACGGATCGGAACTGGTCATGCTGTATGACTATAAG GCTCAAGCCCCAGATGATCTCTCAGTGAGACGAGGGGATTGGATATATGCCGACCTCACCAATCAGACCGTGGATGGTTGGTTATGGGCATATGCGCCGAAGACTCGCAAATACGGTTTCATACCCAAAGCATATGCACGTCCTCCAGCCATGACATCTTTATAG
- the LOC119580110 gene encoding SH3 domain-containing protein Dlish-like isoform X2, translating into MAFLCPVRIRRNKKKKGAGGYVSEGEEKVVRAPGLGRITGSASIETLVRVGLEKEAGLSPDSKMVVLHDFTPCVDDELEVKRGSVVNVLYQENDWVYVIAEHGQQEGFIPHSYCAPYGSQLGELTMNHKKKMPRDHSSIEGGGGGVDTDHNTTIGTINSGGTDNPGLVGSDNESYGGKLIGGPPNRASDSSIQSGSATPDIHPFFKDPAGRYIVLYTFIARDENDVSVERGEFVTVLNREDPDWYWVLRSDGQEGFVPSGFVYPADVIQDHLEQGGGTTGGGGGGVMGGTIHAGLGTVGGHQVGYGASQHHINPGNSDDLRFHGSELVMLYDYKAQAPDDLSVRRGDWIYADLTNQTVDGWLWAYAPKTRKYGFIPKAYARPPAMTSL; encoded by the exons ATGGCTTTTCTGTGCCCAGTGAGAATCCGtcggaacaagaaaaagaaag GGGCAGGCGGGTATGTctcagagggggaggagaaggtggtgcgCGCACCAGGACTCGGTCGCATCACTGGCTCTGCTTCCATAGAGACGCTGGTGCGAGTTGGCTTGGAGAAGGAGGCGGGACTCTCACCGGACAGTAAGATGGTCGTCCTCCATGATTTTACCCCCTGTGTTGACGATGAGCTGGAAGTGAAGAGAGGGAGT GTAGTGAATGTCCTTTATCAAGAGAATGATTGGGTATATGTTATAGCAGAGCATGGGCAGCAAGAAGGCTTTATACCTCATTCATATTGTGCGCCGTATGGCTCCCAACTTGGGGAGCTGACCATGAATCATAAG aaaaaaatgccaCGTGACCACAGTTCTATAGAAGGTGGCGGGGGAGGGGTAGATACAGACCATAATACAACTATAGGTACCATAAACTCAGGGGGAACAG ATAATCCAGGACTAGTTGGTTCAGATAACGAGAGTTATGGCGGAAAGCTGATTGGGGGACCACCAAACAGAGCGTCAGATTCCTCAATACAGAGCGGGTCAGCTACTCCAGATATTCATCCTTTCTTTAAG GACCCTGCAGGTAGATACATAGTCCTGTACACCTTCATTGCACGTGACGAAAATGACGTGAGTGTGGAAAGAGGAGAATTTGTGACAGTCCTCAATCGTGAAGATCCTGATTGGTATTGGGTCTTGAGATCAGATGGCCAGGAAGGATTTGTACCCTCAGGCTTTGTGTACCCGGCAGATGTTATACAAG ACCACCTGGAGCAGGGTGGGGGTACTACGGGTGGCGGAGGTGGCGGTGTGATGGGGGGCACAATACACGCTGGGCTTGGAACGGTAGGAGGGCACCAGGTGGGCTATGGGGCTTCGCAACATCACATTAACCCCGGGAACAGCGACGACCTCCGCTTCCACGGATCGGAACTGGTCATGCTGTATGACTATAAG GCTCAAGCCCCAGATGATCTCTCAGTGAGACGAGGGGATTGGATATATGCCGACCTCACCAATCAGACCGTGGATGGTTGGTTATGGGCATATGCGCCGAAGACTCGCAAATACGGTTTCATACCCAAAGCATATGCACGTCCTCCAGCCATGACATCTTTATAG